The DNA sequence TGGCATATTTATTCTCAAGATTTACCAGAAGATTCAGGAATTCCAACTGAAATGAAACTAAGTTCCAAAGACGGAATCACCCTCATCGGAAAAGTTATAGAAGTTGGTAAAAAACACGATGAATTTTCTGAAGCTTTCGGTGCTCAGATCATTTATTATTCTGACAAAGTTTTATTTAAACAGAAATTCAAATTAAAAAACAACGCAAAACCGGCCAATGTAGCTGCAGAGATTACTTATCAAACCTGTAATGACCGCGTTTGTCTGGCTCCGAACACTTTAGAATTCGAACAAAAAGTAACCTCAACTGCAATCGCAGAATCAGTTGTTACACCAGAAGAAACCGTTGCAGCACCAATTGCTGGCGAAAATGCAGATAGTGTAAAAGCTACTAACGTTGAAGAAACCACAATTACTGGACCAGTTGCAACCGTTCAGGAAGGATTAAAAGTAGCATCTATTGATTTCGCACATCCAGAAACAGATTGTGGAATTGCTCAGGAGCAAAATTCAGAAAACTTCTGGACGTATTTATTATTAGGATTTTTCGGAGGATTAATTGCATTGTTGACGCCGTGCGTTTTCCCAATGATTCCTTTAACTGTTTCTTTCTTTACTAAAGGTTCGAAAGATAAAGCGAAAGGAAAAAGAGATGCGTTTATTTACGGATTTTTCATCTTATTAATCTTCGTTTTATTAAGTGTTCCTTTCCATATTATTGATGGAATTGCCGGAAACGTATTTAATCAAATCTCGACAAGTGTTGGGTTGAACATTGCATTCTTTATCATTTTCATCTTCTTCGCCGGAAGTTTCTTCGGTTATTACGATATTACATTGCCAAGTGCAATTGCGAATAAATCTTCGAAAGCAGAAGATGCTGGTGGAATTATCGGAATCTTCTTTATGGCTTTAACTTTGGTTATCGTTTCATTCTCTTGTACAGGACCAATCTTGGGAAGTTTATTAGGAAGTTCTCTTACAGGTTCAGCAAACATTCCAATGTTGTTGACTTTTGCATTAGCAGGATTTGGATTTTCGTGGGCAATCGTTTTCGGATTGCTAGCTTTATTTCCACAAGCATTGCAAAGCTTACCAAAATCTGGTGGGTGGATGAATACCGTGAAAGTTTTCTTAGGATTTATCGAATTAGGTTTGGCTTTAAAATTCTTATCAAAAGCGGATTTAGTATCAAAAACCTTCTTCTTAAAAAGAGAATTGTTTATCATCATCTGGATTTTAATTTCAATTGGATTAGTTCTTTATTTATTCGGAAAAATCAGATTCCCACACGATGATAAAAATGCTAAAATCTCAATAAGCAGAAAAATAATCGGAGCTTTAGGAATTGGTTTTGTCATCTATTTAATTCAAGGATTATTCCCAGGAGAAAGACCGAAACTTCAATACTTAAGCGGAATTTTGCCTCCAATCAATGTGAGTTATATTCACGATGAAAAAGACGGAATTTTAGGAATGCATCCTGAACATGATTATTTCAAAGCAATTGAATTAGCGAAAAAAGAAAACAAACCGATGTTGGTCGACTTCACAGGTTACGGTTGTGAAAACTGTCGTAAAATGGAAGAATTCGTTTGGAGTGAACCAGATATTTTACCAATTCTACAAAACGAAGTTATTCTTGTTTCTTTATATGTTGATGACAAAGAAGCGTTGCCAGAAAGCGAGCAAACTTCTGTTGACATGGGGAATGGACAAAAGAAAAAAGTAAAAACGATTGGTGATAAATGGAGTTTGTTCCAGCAAATTAATTTCAATAATAATTCGCAACCGCATTATGTTTTGATTTCTCCAGATGGAAAAGTAATCAATACACCGGTTTCCGGTTATATGCCGAAAGAGGATTTCAAAGCGTTCCTGGAATGTGGAATTGCTTATTTTAAGAAAGGGAAATAGTTTGTGGACTAATAGATAATAGACAAAAAGATAATAGACTTTTAGTCTTGATATAAAAATACCCGGCAGTGATTGTCGGTTATTTTTTTTGGTTAAAATAGAATTGGTTTTTCTTAAAATACGGTTCGGAAATAAAATTTCACCATTCAGTATAATTTTTTTCTAGAGAGTTGCGAAAGTAATTTACTTTTACAAAAATATTTAAGATGAAAACTAAATTATTACTACTGCTTTTATTGGTTACTAAAGTGCTTTTCGTTCATGCTCAAATGGATGATAAGTTCTACTTTCCAAGTAAAGTATTAAAACCAATTGAATGGGAAAATCCGGAAAATTTAAAATTCGCGGTTGAAAATGACACGATTACTGGTGTCCTTTTAAAACCCAATCAAAAAGCGAAAGCAACCATCTTCTATTTTCATGGTGCTGGTGGAAACATCAGTTCTTACGCACCGATTCTTACGCCTTTGCTGAAAGATAATTATCAGGTTGTATTAATCGATTTCCGTGGATATGGAAAATCAACCGGTACGCCAATGCATAAAAACATCGCAGAAGATGGAGAAAAGTTTTTTAATGAACTTGTAAAAAGAAACGATATAAAAAATACAAAAATCATTATTTATGGCGCTTCCATAGGAACTCAGGTTGCAACGCTTTTAGCAAAAAACCATCAAGATCAAATTAAAGGATTAGTACTTGAAGGAACGGTTTCTTCTTTTGGCGATATTGCGGCAGTTTACGCACCTGAATATAAAGATTTTCTGGAAAATAATTTTGTTTCGCCGTATTCAGCGAAAGAAGATATAAAATCAGTTACTAAAATTCCGAAATTGATTATTCACAGCAAGGAAGATAAAGATGTTCCTTTTACAGAAGGAATGCTGGTTTTTAATAACGCATCTGAGTCGAAAGAATTTATAGAATTCAGTGGTGAACATTTATATGCATTGAAATATGAAAGCGCGAAAATTTTGGCGAGCTTGAATAAAATGGTTTCTGTGAAATAGACGAAAAGATAATGGACGGATAGATAATAGACTTTGAAAGTTTTCATAAAAATAACCGGCAGAGATTGTCGGTTATTTTTGGGATATATTTATTTTTTTACAAAAAAGCGGAGACTATTTACAGTTTAATTTTAACAATTTTATCTCCTTTCATGATGGCGATTTCACCGTTATTTTTTCTTTTAACCTCAACCATTTTGTCATAGGATTTTTTAAGCCCTTTTATAATTTTATTTTTCCGTTCTATTTTATCTTGTTTTGTCATGGTAATTTTTTAATTCGTTAAATTTTTCTTGATTGACAATATTGACTTTCTCACCCAAATATTTCTCAGCAATTAATTGATGGTTTCCTTCTGAATTATCGAAAATCAAAACCTGATCCATAATTGAAAGATAGATATCAAATAAGTTATTGATTCCATTCAAATATCTTCTCTCAATAATATCACTCGGAATATTATGCCCACCTTCTTCTACTCTAATTTTTACACGTTCTTTTGCTAGTTCTACATTATTAAGCCAGAAGAAAAGCAAAATCGTATTATACCCTTTTAGTTTTGCTTTTACAATTCTTTGCTTATATGTTCTTGATGCCAAAGTTGCTTCAAATGCAAAATTTTCATCATTTTCAAAGAGTTCATCTATCCGTTTGAGCATAATCCTACCCGCTTCAAAAGCAACTTTTTCCGGTTGAAACGGCGATAAACCTTTTGCAATTTCATCTGCATTTACAAATTCTTTACATTCAAGAATTTCAGGTAAAATAGTAAATGACGCTGTGGTTTTCCCAGCACCATTGCAGCCTGCAATTACATAAAGATTTTTTTCACTCATTATTACAAATTTACATTAATTTTAAATGAAATAAAGATTTATTAAAATTCTACTTTTTAAATAAATTCAATCTAAACACTCTCATTCCAATAATAACTATCGGGATGAATTCTATTTCTAAATTGATTTAAGATTTTTTTCTTCTCGTTCTAATTTCTCAATCAGTGCAGATTTCATTTTGGTAAAAGCATAATCTTTGGCTTCGGCAAAAGAGATATTGTATTGTCGTTCGAAGTTTTGCATCTCTGCTGGGAACGGTTTTAAAATCTTATCATAATAGGTATCTAAAATACCGGAACTTGGCATTTCGAAATTGATGCGCAATTGAAAACGTCGTAATAAAGCAAGATCAATAATTTCAGCATGATTGGTCGCGGCGATCAATAACGCGTTTGCTGGATAATAATCGATGAGTTGAATAATGGTGTTGACCAATCTCCGCATTTCGCCCACATCTTTGTCATCGCTTCCTCTTTCTTTTCCGATTTGATCGAATTCATCCAGGAAGAGAACGGCTTTTTCACGCGCTGCTTTATCGAAAACCTGTTTGATGTTCTGGGAAGTTTCGCCGATTCTGGAACAAACGATATTACTTAAGTTTAGAATTAAAATGGGTTTGCCAAGTGCATTGGCAATTGCTTTTGCGGTGGTAGTTTTTCCACAACCTGAATGTCCTTGTAAAAGAATTTTATTGTTGACCGGCAATCCGTATTTCGTTAATTCTTCAACATACCTGTATTCTTTGATGAGTTGCTGAATATTTTGGTGATTGTATTTATTCAGGAAAACATCTTCTAAAGAAACTACTTCTTTGTCATTGATAATAAGGTCGAATACATTCATGAGTGCAAATTTCTAAGTACAAATTTAGGGAAGAAATGTGAGATTGGATTACAGGAGGTAATGATAAATATTATGTGCACGGATTTCCACAGATTTCCACAGATAATTCCTTTTTCTAGATCTTACAATCGTCGAGTTATATTGATATAACTTTATAAAAAGGACACATTTAGATTTTTTAAAAGGTCCGTGAAATCTGTTTTAAAAAAAATAACCAACATTAAATGCTGGTTATTTTGAATGGATATAGGAATGTTATTCTAGCCCGGATGGAAGTGGAAATCCTTTTTTTTGCTCGTTGTTAAACGAGACAAAAAAAGATTGTAACGGACAGCCGGACCGGAGTTCGTAAGAAGCGCAAATCGTGTTGCTCCTAAAAAATAAATTAGTTCGTAATTGGAAGGCTGCTAAATCCAATCGAAGTTTTCACCGAAATATCAGAAGTTGGCGACTGTTTCAACACGTAAACCAATCTCTGCTGCACACTACCCGATTTCATCATTTTATCTAAAACTTGGTTAGAGTTGATATCTAAGGCGAGTGAATTCCCTACATTATCAGGAATATCTTCTCTGGAAGCAACCAAAACTTCATTGCTGCCGTTATTCGAAAGATACACTTTTACCGATTTGAAAAGTCCAACACTGGTACTTGAATTCACAGAAATCGTGGCATTTGAAACGCGAATATCTTTCACATTTGCACCAGAACCCGTGAGTTGATTAATACTTTGAGCGGCAGAAACATTGGACAAAACAGTATTTGCTGGCGAACCTGAAGTTACCAAAACCGTGGCGTTATAAGGAAAGGTATTTTGTAAAATCGAAGAAACCGTGGAACAACTTGCAAGAGTCGCAGTGGCAACGATTGCTGATAAAAACATATTTTTCATATAGTAGTAGTTTAGTTAATTAAAGTCCGTTATTCAGAAACTGTACCAACGGCATGTTTTAACATAAGATTAACGTTCAGCTTCGATGGAAAAACAGGTTTGAATTTTTCAATACTGCTATTTTAAGTTAATCGTAAATTTTCCTTTTGTGTCGCCCGAAGCCATATTGCTTTTACCGATAAGGAGCCAGATTTCACCATTTTCTTTTATATCGTAGTTGATATCTCGTCCGAAAGGTCCGTCGTAATCACCCTTGGCTAGTTTGATTTGATTAAAACGGATATTCATTTGTGGATTTTCGGGCGTAATTTTACCATCGATTTTCTTTCCGGTAAAGTTTTCTATTTTCAAAACCATTTGTTGGTCGGGCTTGGTAAATTCATCAGCAATCGTAAGTGGAATCATGTCTGCCTGAATTGTTTTAATGATTTTATTTCCTTCAATAATTCTGGATGTTTTGAAGGATTCTTTTAAAGCATTATTTTCATCAATAGAAACGTTTCCGTTTGCGGCGGAGTCCATTTTATTATCAATATTATCATCTGAAAGAATGACTGAATCATGCTTTGCCGTATTTTCCGATACCGCTTCTTTTTTGGTGCAAGACATTAATAATAACGGGAGAATTACAAGTAATTTTTTCATTTTGGGTAGATTTGGTTGTTACTAAAAATTCATCAGCTTTTTAACAAATTATGGAAAGCTAAAATTATTCCGTAAAATTAAATCAAATGAGCAGATTCAGAATACAAGGATTTGCTGAATAATAAATAAGTTCAGAATTTTTTAAAAGTAAGTTTCGTATCTTTGAATTTCTAAAAAACGCTCTACAAATGCTGGATAACCTAAGACATAAAATGGAAAAACAATGGTTTGGAGTACTCACGAGAATGGGCGCCAAATTGGGAATTCCGGTTTCTAAACTCCGTGTTTTTTTCATCTACTCTACTTTTGCGACAGCAGGAGTTTTCTTTCTTGTTTATTTGGGATTGGCTTTTACGCTGTGGATTAAAGACATGTTTATCACGAGACGACCAAGCGTTTTTGACTTATGATTCGATGATGTATTCAATATAATCTCCCGAATTTAATCGGTAAATTATTCCCTATTATATCGGCATCCAGACACAACGATTGGATTAAAAAATATATAAAATTACTATGATTTGGTTTGAAGAATTACAGACGCGCAAAAAACTTTCAAGAATTTACGTTGCTTATGAAACAACTTTTCCGGAAGATGAACGACGAGATGAAGACCAATTTTTAGCCCTGTTAGATAATCCCGACAGTTTTATTTATGCCTTAAAGAACGATGAAACTCACGTTGGCTATGTCATTCTGTGGAAATTAGAAAACTGTCATTATTTAGAACATTTTGAAGTTTTCGAAGAATTTCGGAACTTAAAATTAGGTTCACAGATTTTAACAGAACTAAAGGATAAATTTGGAGACATCGTTTTAGAATCCGAACCGAGTCACTTAGATGAAATGGCGGAAAGAAGAATTAATTTCTATTTAAGAAATGGCTTCTCGATTATTTCCGAAGATTATATTCAACCAAGTTATGGCCCAGGAAAAAATTCGATGAATTTATTTATTCTCAGCAATTTTGCGGTTGACAACGTGAAAGAGATTGAGACAGAATTGCACTCTAAAGTTTATCAATTTTAAAATCTTTGACGGAGTTTAAACTTTGACGAAGTGATTTTTTAATCTACCTCATATTCCAACTTAATCGTAATACTCGCTTCTTTGTCTTTGGAAGAAGTATTAAATGTTCCACCGTAAGAATATTCTTCTGTAGAATTGGGAGCAGTGATTTGAGTAACTCCCATCGTGGCTTTCTTTAGATTCCCCAATTTTGCACCGGCGTTTTCGGCAATTTTTTCTGCGCGTTGTTTGGCATCTTTTGTTGCATCAGCAATCATTTGTTGTT is a window from the Kaistella flava (ex Peng et al. 2021) genome containing:
- a CDS encoding zeta toxin family protein codes for the protein MSEKNLYVIAGCNGAGKTTASFTILPEILECKEFVNADEIAKGLSPFQPEKVAFEAGRIMLKRIDELFENDENFAFEATLASRTYKQRIVKAKLKGYNTILLFFWLNNVELAKERVKIRVEEGGHNIPSDIIERRYLNGINNLFDIYLSIMDQVLIFDNSEGNHQLIAEKYLGEKVNIVNQEKFNELKNYHDKTR
- a CDS encoding AAA family ATPase; protein product: MNVFDLIINDKEVVSLEDVFLNKYNHQNIQQLIKEYRYVEELTKYGLPVNNKILLQGHSGCGKTTTAKAIANALGKPILILNLSNIVCSRIGETSQNIKQVFDKAAREKAVLFLDEFDQIGKERGSDDKDVGEMRRLVNTIIQLIDYYPANALLIAATNHAEIIDLALLRRFQLRINFEMPSSGILDTYYDKILKPFPAEMQNFERQYNISFAEAKDYAFTKMKSALIEKLEREEKNLKSI
- a CDS encoding alpha/beta hydrolase family protein, which codes for MKTKLLLLLLLVTKVLFVHAQMDDKFYFPSKVLKPIEWENPENLKFAVENDTITGVLLKPNQKAKATIFYFHGAGGNISSYAPILTPLLKDNYQVVLIDFRGYGKSTGTPMHKNIAEDGEKFFNELVKRNDIKNTKIIIYGASIGTQVATLLAKNHQDQIKGLVLEGTVSSFGDIAAVYAPEYKDFLENNFVSPYSAKEDIKSVTKIPKLIIHSKEDKDVPFTEGMLVFNNASESKEFIEFSGEHLYALKYESAKILASLNKMVSVK
- a CDS encoding PspC family transcriptional regulator, with protein sequence MLDNLRHKMEKQWFGVLTRMGAKLGIPVSKLRVFFIYSTFATAGVFFLVYLGLAFTLWIKDMFITRRPSVFDL
- a CDS encoding GNAT family N-acetyltransferase, whose amino-acid sequence is MIWFEELQTRKKLSRIYVAYETTFPEDERRDEDQFLALLDNPDSFIYALKNDETHVGYVILWKLENCHYLEHFEVFEEFRNLKLGSQILTELKDKFGDIVLESEPSHLDEMAERRINFYLRNGFSIISEDYIQPSYGPGKNSMNLFILSNFAVDNVKEIETELHSKVYQF
- a CDS encoding protein-disulfide reductase DsbD family protein, whose product is MKFKNWFILIVLFLFQGVTAQIKDPVKFKYQINSLANNEFEAVLTATMEKDWHIYSQDLPEDSGIPTEMKLSSKDGITLIGKVIEVGKKHDEFSEAFGAQIIYYSDKVLFKQKFKLKNNAKPANVAAEITYQTCNDRVCLAPNTLEFEQKVTSTAIAESVVTPEETVAAPIAGENADSVKATNVEETTITGPVATVQEGLKVASIDFAHPETDCGIAQEQNSENFWTYLLLGFFGGLIALLTPCVFPMIPLTVSFFTKGSKDKAKGKRDAFIYGFFILLIFVLLSVPFHIIDGIAGNVFNQISTSVGLNIAFFIIFIFFAGSFFGYYDITLPSAIANKSSKAEDAGGIIGIFFMALTLVIVSFSCTGPILGSLLGSSLTGSANIPMLLTFALAGFGFSWAIVFGLLALFPQALQSLPKSGGWMNTVKVFLGFIELGLALKFLSKADLVSKTFFLKRELFIIIWILISIGLVLYLFGKIRFPHDDKNAKISISRKIIGALGIGFVIYLIQGLFPGERPKLQYLSGILPPINVSYIHDEKDGILGMHPEHDYFKAIELAKKENKPMLVDFTGYGCENCRKMEEFVWSEPDILPILQNEVILVSLYVDDKEALPESEQTSVDMGNGQKKKVKTIGDKWSLFQQINFNNNSQPHYVLISPDGKVINTPVSGYMPKEDFKAFLECGIAYFKKGK